A section of the Cololabis saira isolate AMF1-May2022 chromosome 16, fColSai1.1, whole genome shotgun sequence genome encodes:
- the serpina10b gene encoding protein Z-dependent protease inhibitor translates to MEFSETLWTERKGCTPKPFWFEVVLVPRMKMAFIFLLTFLCFIAPVHQAPLQNATISDLAYKNMDFAMNLYRKISSYHDKNIFFSPLSISTSFAALLMASDGITRKEILEGLNLEQLETADQPELIPKLFQLLNENMAQNGSLRVDQNMALFIRQQFEVMKTFEDNMKTFFNADVKSVNFSDTSGSISYINEYIEQKTQNKITEMISSLDELTQLLLINTIFFQGAWINPFNSNLTREAPFHIDNYNIVQVPMMFKEDKFYTMEDIPLGARVLKLPYQEGVSMLILLPDKGRDYTVIDEEITAKRFLSWTKRLTKMKLEVNMPKFKMDRSYSLHNILPNMGMVSLFSNSANLTRLSQGKTPMVSEVLHKAVIEVDETGTTAAAATTTGIIPYSLPRMFTVNRPFFFFIYHEETLSLLFMGRVIDPTKN, encoded by the exons atggagttttcagaaacccTCTGGACTGAGCGGAAAG GTTGTACACCCAAACCTTTCTGGTTTGAAGTCGTGTTGGTGCCCAGAATGAAAATGGCATTTATTTTCCTTCTAACGTTCTTGTGCTTCATTGCTCCTGTCCATCAAGCACCACTTCAGAATGCCACCATTTCAGACCTCGCCTACAAAAACATGGACTTTGCCATGAATCTCTATAGAAAAATATCCAGTTATCATGACAAGAACATCTTCTTCTCACCTCTGAGCATCTCCACTAGTTTCGCCGCACTCTTAATGGCCTCTGACGGCATCACACGTAAGGAGATCCTGGAGGGGCTCAACCTGGAACAGCTGGAGACGGCAGACCAGCCAGAGCTTATCCCCAAACTTTTCCAACTCCTTAATGAGAACATGGCACAAAATGGATCTCTGAGGGTGGACCAAAATATGGCCCTCTTTATCCGTCAGCAATTCGAGGTAATGAAGACATTTGAGGACAACATGAAGACGTTTTTTAATGCCGACGTCAAAAGTGTCAACTTTTCGGATACAAGCGGAAGCATCAGTTACATCAATGAATACATCGAGCAAAAGACTCAAAACAAAATCACAGAAATGATCTCTTCCTTAGATGAACTTACCCAGCTCCTCCTAATCAACACTATATTCTTCCAGG GAGCTTGGATTAATCCTTTTAATTCCAACTTGACCAGAGAAGCGCCCTTTCACATTGACAACTACAATATTGTGCAAGTCCCTATGATGTTTAAGGAGGACAAGTTCTACACAATGGAAGATATTCCTCTTGGAGCCCGAGTGCTTAAGCTGCCTTATCAGGAAGGTGTTTCCATGCTTATCCTGCTCCCTGACAAAGGCAGGGACTACACTGTAATAGATGAGGAGATCACTGCTAAGAGGTTTCTCAGCTGGACCAAacgtctgacaaaaat GAAACTGGAAGTCAACATGCCAAAATTCAAGATGGACCGGTCATATTCCTTGCACAATATCCTGCCAAATATGGGCATGGTCAGTCTATTTAGCAATTCAGCCAATCTGACAAGGCTCAGTCAGGGTAAAACCCCCATGGTGTCAGAg GTGCTGCACAAAGCTGTGATCGAAGTGGATGAGACTGGAACGACTGCTGCAGCTGCCACCACAACTGGCATCATCCCATATTCCCTGCCGAGGATGTTCACTGTCAACAgacccttcttcttcttcatataCCACGAagagactctctctctgctgtTCATGGGCCGGGTGATTGACCCCACCAAAAACTAG
- the atxn3 gene encoding ataxin-3, which translates to MDSIFHEKQEGSLCAQHCLNNLLQGEYFTPVDLSSIAHQLDEEERMRMAEGGMGSEEYRTFLQQPSGNMDDSGFFSIQVISNALRVWGLELILFNSREYQSLLINPINEKAFICNYKEHWFTIRKLGQQWFNLNSLLTGPELISDTYLALFLAQLQQEGYSIFVIRGNLPECEAEQILGIMRVQQQQRPRLIGEEEAQTSSGRAAALVQTDVGFGVADEVVDEDEELKKALALSRQDIDVEDEEADLRRAIQLSMQGAVMSNRSSECEVGNVKSASQAAGSATLGQKESQNEALTAEELRKRRQAYFDRQQQQAQPNIPQQPGTHSTSSSEPVNIGSEEDQQQKPSQ; encoded by the exons ATGGATTCCATATTTCATGAGAAA CAAGAAGGCTCTCTGTGTGCCCAGCACTGCCTCAACAACCTTTTGCAGGGTGAGTATTTTACTCCTGTAGACCTGTCATCTATAGCTCATCAGCTCGATGAAGAAGAGAGGATGAGGATGGCAGAGGGGGGTATGGGCAGTGAGGAGTACCGGACTTTCTTACAG CAACCATCTGGGAACATGGATGACAGTGGGTTCTTTTCAATACAA GTAATAAGCAATGCACTCCGAGTGTGGGGCTTGGAGTTGATCCTCTTCAATAGTCGGGAGTACCAGAGCCTGCTGATAAATCCAAT AAATGAGAAAGCCTTCATTTGCAACTATAAGGAACACTGGTTCACTATACGCAAACTTGGACAGCAG TGGTTTAACCTGAATTCTTTGTTGACTGGACCAGAATTGATATCAGACACATATTTAGCCCTTTTCCTTGCACAACTACAGCAAGAAG GTTATTCCATCTTTGTGATCAGAGGAAATCTCCCTGAGTGTGAGGCAGAGCAGATTCTTGGGATCATGCgggtccagcagcagcagcggcccAGACTCATTGGAGAGGAAGAGGCCCAGACAAGTTCTGG cagagctgccgCTCTGGTTCAAACGGACGTAGGTTTCGGTGTAGCAGATGAGGTCgtggatgaagatgaagaactGAAGAAAGCCCTGGCACTCAGCAGACAGGATATAGATGTAGAAGATGAAGAAGCTGATCTCCGCAGGGCCATACAGCTTAGTatgcaag GAGCAGTGATGAGCAACAGGTCATCAGAATGTGAAGTGGGAAATGTAAAATCAGCGAGCCAGGCTGCAGGGAGTGCTACTTTGGGACAGAAAGAAAGCCAGAATGAGGCACTTACTGCAGAggagctgaggaagaggaggcaggCCTACTTTGATCG GCAGCAGCAACAAGCTCAACCAAACATTCCTCAGCAACCGGGCACACATTCAACAAGCAGCTCAG AGCCAGTAAACATTGGCTCAGAGGAGGACCAACAACAGAAGCCCAGCCAGTAA